A region of Haloplanus sp. XH21 DNA encodes the following proteins:
- a CDS encoding Cdc6/Cdc18 family protein: MNPNDSPPDDRSDADASEERNIRDAPARDRTTDISRDVDIDDVLEDEETDNQGLFDDLLSGEPIFENKEVLRPSYTPRELPHRNEQINQMATILVSALRGDTPSNILIYGKTGTGKTASAKYVSKELESTSQKYDVPCEVEYINCEVTDTQYRVLAQLANTFIEKNQAVIEERVDELTELRTAVEDGETTLDDPPVDSFDDIDGFESIDDVDDRIEVLESDHEEMEPVPMTGWPTDRVYNSFFEAVDYHERVAVIMLDEIDKLVEKSGDDTLYNLSRMNSELDNSRISIIGISNDLKFTDFLDPRVKSSLGEEEIVFPPYDANQLRDILQHRADVAFKGGALTEDVIPLCAAFAAQEHGDARRALDLLRTAGELAERGQANTVEEDHVRQAQDKIELDRVVEVVRTLPTQSKIVLFAIILLEKNGVHNINTGEVYNIYKRLCEEIDADVLTQRRVTDLISELDMLGIVNAVVVSKGRYGRTKEISLSVPVDETEAVLLSDSRLGDIENVQPFVQARFDN, from the coding sequence ATGAATCCGAACGACTCACCTCCTGACGACCGTTCCGACGCCGACGCCAGCGAGGAGCGAAATATCCGTGACGCACCCGCACGCGACCGCACGACTGACATCTCTCGCGATGTCGACATCGACGACGTTCTCGAGGACGAGGAGACCGACAACCAGGGACTGTTCGATGACCTCCTCTCCGGGGAGCCCATCTTCGAGAACAAGGAGGTACTTCGCCCCTCCTATACCCCCCGCGAACTCCCCCACCGGAACGAGCAGATCAACCAGATGGCGACCATCCTCGTCTCGGCGCTCCGGGGCGATACGCCATCGAACATCCTCATCTACGGCAAGACTGGGACCGGCAAGACGGCGAGCGCGAAATACGTCAGCAAGGAGCTCGAATCCACGTCACAGAAATACGACGTTCCCTGCGAAGTCGAATACATCAACTGTGAGGTGACTGACACGCAGTATCGTGTCCTCGCCCAGCTAGCCAACACGTTCATCGAGAAGAACCAGGCCGTTATCGAGGAGCGAGTCGACGAACTCACCGAGCTCAGAACGGCCGTCGAAGACGGCGAAACCACGCTCGACGACCCGCCGGTCGATTCGTTCGATGACATCGACGGCTTCGAGTCGATCGACGATGTCGACGACCGGATCGAGGTACTGGAATCCGATCACGAGGAGATGGAACCGGTTCCGATGACGGGGTGGCCGACCGACCGAGTCTACAACTCCTTTTTCGAAGCCGTCGACTACCACGAACGCGTCGCCGTCATCATGCTCGACGAAATCGACAAACTCGTCGAGAAATCGGGCGACGACACGCTCTATAACCTCTCGCGGATGAACTCCGAACTCGACAACTCCCGTATCTCGATCATAGGCATCTCGAACGATCTGAAGTTCACCGACTTCCTCGATCCACGCGTCAAGTCGAGTCTCGGCGAGGAGGAGATCGTCTTCCCGCCCTACGACGCCAACCAGTTGCGCGACATCCTCCAGCACCGCGCCGATGTCGCGTTCAAGGGCGGCGCGCTCACCGAGGATGTCATCCCCCTCTGTGCCGCGTTCGCGGCCCAGGAACACGGCGACGCCCGTCGGGCGCTCGACCTCCTCCGGACCGCCGGCGAACTCGCCGAACGCGGGCAGGCGAACACTGTCGAGGAGGACCACGTCCGCCAGGCCCAGGACAAGATCGAACTCGATCGAGTGGTCGAAGTCGTCCGCACCCTTCCCACACAGTCCAAGATCGTCCTCTTTGCGATCATCCTCCTCGAGAAAAACGGCGTCCACAACATCAACACGGGCGAGGTGTACAACATCTACAAGCGGCTCTGTGAGGAGATCGACGCCGACGTACTCACCCAGCGTCGCGTCACCGACCTCATCTCCGAACTCGACATGCTCGGCATCGTCAACGCCGTCGTCGTGAGCAAGGGTCGGTACGGCCGCACCAAGGAGATCAGCCTCTCGGTTCCCGTCGACGAGACCGAGGCCGTCCTCCTCTCGGACTCCCGTCTGGGCGATATCGAGAACGTCCAACCGTTCGTGCAGGCCCGCTTCGACAACTAA
- a CDS encoding DUF2073 domain-containing protein: MPEATPDIDGVQIDLISGARMEGLASMEKIRLILDGVRDGNIVILEDGLSPDEESKLIEVTMTEISPDEFNGIEIETYPRSETADRSFLDRLMGRESTKKLTVIGPANQIQTLHKDENLISALVSRK; this comes from the coding sequence ATGCCGGAAGCCACTCCCGACATCGACGGCGTGCAGATCGACCTCATCAGCGGCGCACGGATGGAGGGGCTCGCGAGCATGGAGAAGATCCGCCTCATCCTCGATGGGGTCCGCGACGGCAACATCGTCATCCTCGAGGATGGGCTCTCCCCCGACGAGGAGTCGAAACTGATCGAGGTGACGATGACCGAGATCAGCCCCGACGAGTTCAACGGCATCGAAATCGAGACGTACCCCCGCTCCGAGACCGCGGATCGGAGCTTCCTCGACCGGTTGATGGGACGGGAGTCGACGAAGAAACTCACCGTCATCGGGCCGGCGAACCAGATCCAGACGCTCCACAAGGACGAGAACCTCATCAGCGCGCTCGTCTCGCGCAAATAA
- a CDS encoding Era-like GTP-binding protein: MGLLTGLRDSITRVTDRLFSASDPKRIGIYGPPNAGKTTLANRIARDWTGDAIGPESHVPHETRRARRKENVEIERNGRTVTIDIVDTPGVTTKVDYKEFLEHDIEKEDAVRRSREATEGVAEAMHWLREDVDGVIYVLDSTEDPFTQVNTMLIGIIESQDLPVLIFANKTDLDDSNVKRIGDAFPQHETVPLSALEGDNMDEVYDKIAEYFG, encoded by the coding sequence ATGGGACTGCTCACAGGACTCAGAGACAGCATCACACGCGTTACGGATCGACTGTTCTCGGCCAGCGATCCCAAACGGATCGGGATCTATGGCCCGCCGAACGCCGGCAAGACGACGCTCGCGAATCGGATCGCACGGGACTGGACGGGCGACGCCATCGGCCCGGAGAGCCACGTTCCACACGAGACGCGACGCGCGCGGCGCAAGGAGAACGTCGAAATCGAACGCAACGGGCGCACCGTCACCATCGACATCGTCGACACACCGGGGGTCACGACGAAAGTCGACTACAAGGAATTCCTCGAACACGACATCGAGAAAGAGGACGCAGTTCGTCGGTCCCGCGAAGCCACCGAGGGAGTCGCCGAGGCCATGCACTGGCTCCGGGAGGACGTCGACGGCGTCATCTACGTCCTCGACAGCACGGAGGACCCCTTCACGCAGGTGAACACGATGCTCATCGGGATCATCGAGAGTCAGGACCTCCCGGTGCTCATCTTCGCGAACAAGACCGACCTCGACGATTCGAACGTCAAGCGCATCGGGGACGCGTTCCCCCAGCACGAGACGGTTCCGCTGTCGGCGCTTGAAGGAGACAACATGGACGAAGTGTATGACAAAATCGCGGAGTACTTCGGGTGA
- a CDS encoding Zn-ribbon domain-containing protein — translation MPHQCTNCERVFADGSKEMLSGCPDCGGNKFQFKPDSATETPTLGEDDSSTADTPSSSTADTSPSTSASTTSSSPTPSATDSSAASSAADSAASSPPPDSTDDEDFIEAESDPSVFGEDTAQADARRSVVTRDELDDVADPADVPTEDGAPAQSPASADAPGIEDLREELNDQFESIKILEPGQYELNLMELYDRQECIISLQEDGHYVIEVADAWRDDG, via the coding sequence ATGCCCCACCAGTGCACGAACTGCGAACGGGTGTTCGCCGACGGGTCCAAGGAGATGCTCTCCGGTTGTCCCGACTGCGGCGGGAACAAGTTCCAGTTCAAGCCCGACTCGGCGACCGAGACGCCGACGCTGGGCGAGGACGATTCGTCGACGGCCGACACACCCTCGTCGTCGACGGCCGACACATCCCCCTCGACCTCAGCCTCGACAACCAGTTCATCCCCGACACCCTCGGCGACGGATTCGTCGGCAGCGTCTTCGGCAGCCGACAGCGCCGCGTCGTCCCCGCCTCCCGACTCGACGGACGACGAGGATTTCATCGAGGCGGAGTCGGATCCGAGCGTGTTCGGCGAGGATACCGCACAGGCCGACGCGCGCCGGAGCGTCGTCACCCGTGACGAACTCGACGACGTGGCCGATCCCGCCGACGTGCCGACCGAGGACGGGGCACCTGCTCAATCACCCGCCTCGGCCGACGCGCCCGGGATCGAAGACCTTCGAGAGGAACTCAACGACCAGTTCGAGAGCATCAAAATACTCGAACCGGGGCAGTACGAACTCAACTTGATGGAGCTGTACGACCGACAGGAGTGCATCATCTCACTCCAGGAGGACGGTCATTACGTCATCGAAGTCGCCGACGCTTGGCGCGACGACGGGTGA
- a CDS encoding DUF7089 family protein, translating to MFERRSLSDDLETVRSRHAPDSIVLDVETDFETLPPATAEDLGLLVDALDPATYPPEWVPDDAPTLLHRYAGSDFTIGLPGDGTVTWTRQTAPPTVFVKARAEGTPDPFLDFLIAEALVEVGLDIPESFLPFFGEQYTDLDAAVPLDPASVFQIAAALYDGWVGRQTRPIFTGWEDDIPPLYDAWDDAGDRLRGRVEELPEAVARGETDFAAATELACAAIKHGLDLPAPFAALDTSAYVDYGPEYAVRWAATTFETLDADESD from the coding sequence ATGTTCGAACGCCGATCGCTCTCGGACGATCTGGAGACCGTTCGGTCCCGTCACGCCCCGGATTCGATCGTCCTCGACGTCGAGACCGACTTCGAGACGCTCCCGCCCGCGACCGCGGAGGACCTCGGCCTGCTGGTCGACGCGCTGGACCCCGCGACCTATCCGCCCGAGTGGGTCCCCGACGACGCGCCGACGCTCCTGCATCGGTACGCGGGATCGGATTTTACGATCGGTCTCCCCGGCGACGGGACGGTGACGTGGACGCGTCAGACCGCCCCGCCGACCGTCTTCGTCAAGGCGCGCGCGGAGGGAACGCCCGATCCGTTTCTCGACTTCCTCATCGCGGAGGCCCTCGTCGAGGTCGGTCTCGATATTCCCGAGTCGTTCCTCCCCTTCTTCGGCGAGCAGTACACCGACCTCGACGCGGCGGTGCCGCTCGACCCCGCATCAGTCTTCCAGATCGCGGCCGCGCTCTACGATGGCTGGGTGGGACGCCAAACCAGGCCCATCTTCACGGGCTGGGAGGACGACATCCCGCCTCTCTACGACGCCTGGGACGACGCCGGCGACCGCCTTCGGGGTCGCGTCGAGGAACTCCCCGAAGCCGTCGCACGCGGCGAGACCGACTTCGCGGCGGCGACCGAACTCGCCTGCGCCGCGATCAAACACGGTCTCGACCTCCCGGCGCCCTTCGCCGCCCTCGATACGTCCGCGTACGTCGACTACGGCCCCGAGTACGCCGTTCGCTGGGCGGCGACGACGTTCGAAACGCTGGATGCGGACGAATCTGACTGA
- a CDS encoding S26 family signal peptidase: protein MSADDGPRPPDDRGARGSDGDDEPSGLQRITKATGGPLLVVREAAISIGCVAAIGLLLFAISGVWPPMVAVESGSMEPHMHKGDLVVITDSGRFAPDAAHDGTGVVTREAARAADYQKFGGYGSVIVYDEPGDGGPPVIHRAHFWVDRGENWYDRADPDHISASSCGEMPNCPAPHAGFVTKGDANGQYDQVNGISRSGPIKPGWIVGVARVRIPYLGWVRLGVSGVVLDTTPEIVTERSVETAESVRVSHSVSARN, encoded by the coding sequence ATGAGTGCCGACGACGGTCCTCGACCGCCCGACGATCGCGGCGCTCGAGGAAGTGACGGAGACGACGAGCCGTCAGGACTCCAGCGGATCACGAAAGCGACCGGCGGGCCGTTGCTAGTGGTTCGCGAAGCGGCGATCAGCATCGGCTGTGTCGCCGCCATCGGCCTCCTGCTCTTTGCTATCAGCGGCGTCTGGCCGCCGATGGTGGCCGTCGAGAGCGGGAGCATGGAGCCACACATGCACAAGGGTGACCTGGTGGTTATCACTGACTCCGGCCGGTTCGCACCCGACGCCGCCCACGACGGGACGGGCGTCGTCACGCGAGAGGCCGCTCGTGCGGCCGACTACCAGAAGTTCGGCGGCTACGGATCGGTGATCGTCTACGACGAACCGGGCGATGGGGGTCCGCCCGTCATCCACCGGGCTCATTTCTGGGTCGACAGGGGGGAGAACTGGTACGACCGCGCCGATCCGGATCACATCAGCGCGAGCAGCTGCGGAGAGATGCCGAACTGCCCGGCGCCACACGCGGGGTTCGTGACGAAAGGCGACGCCAACGGACAGTACGACCAAGTGAATGGCATCAGCCGAAGCGGCCCGATCAAACCCGGCTGGATCGTCGGCGTCGCGCGCGTCCGCATCCCGTATCTCGGATGGGTGCGCCTCGGCGTCTCGGGGGTCGTCCTGGACACGACGCCCGAAATCGTTACCGAGCGGAGCGTGGAGACGGCTGAGAGTGTGCGCGTGAGTCACTCCGTCTCCGCTAGAAATTAG